A genomic stretch from Methylorubrum extorquens includes:
- a CDS encoding putative short-chain dehydrogenase/reductase SDR (Evidence 3 : Putative function from multiple computational evidences; Product type e : enzyme), translating into MRLDGRTALVTGASSGIGAETALGLARLGARVGLVGRDRERTERAAAHLRRETGGAADVFLADLSSQAEIRRLAGEVRARYPALDLLVNNAGAIFSERHVTADGIERTWALDHLAYVLLTHELRRPLEAAPRARIVNLASAAHTRGRIDFDDLGGERRYAAMKAYAQAKLGNVLFTYALARRLAGRGITVNAVHPGVVASDFAKNTRGGLGFAWSLIRPFLISTEAGARTSLHVATAPELDGVSGRYFAKKPRDRLVRPQPGRGVAGAGLDPEPAPDRNRGLTRLAIGRRGVRHGTPAATP; encoded by the coding sequence GTGCGCCTCGACGGTCGCACCGCCCTCGTCACCGGCGCCTCCTCCGGGATCGGTGCCGAGACGGCCCTCGGGCTCGCCCGCCTCGGGGCGCGGGTCGGCCTCGTCGGGCGCGATCGCGAGCGCACGGAACGCGCCGCCGCGCATCTGCGCCGGGAGACCGGCGGCGCGGCGGACGTCTTTCTCGCCGACCTGTCGAGCCAAGCCGAGATCCGCCGGCTCGCGGGCGAGGTGAGGGCGCGCTACCCCGCCCTCGACCTCCTCGTGAACAATGCCGGCGCGATCTTCTCGGAGCGCCACGTCACGGCCGACGGAATCGAGCGGACCTGGGCCCTCGACCATCTCGCCTACGTGCTGCTGACGCACGAGCTGCGTCGCCCGCTCGAAGCCGCGCCCCGTGCCCGCATCGTCAACCTCGCCTCCGCCGCCCATACCCGCGGGCGCATCGACTTCGACGATCTCGGCGGCGAGCGCCGCTACGCGGCGATGAAGGCCTATGCCCAGGCCAAACTCGGCAACGTGCTGTTCACCTATGCGCTCGCCCGGCGGCTGGCCGGACGCGGCATCACCGTCAACGCGGTGCATCCGGGTGTCGTGGCGAGCGACTTCGCCAAGAATACCAGGGGCGGGCTCGGCTTCGCCTGGAGCCTGATCCGCCCGTTCCTGATCTCGACCGAGGCTGGCGCCAGGACCTCGCTCCATGTCGCGACCGCGCCCGAACTCGACGGCGTGAGCGGACGCTACTTCGCCAAAAAGCCGCGAGACCGCCTCGTCCGCCCTCAGCCGGGACGAGGCGTTGCAGGAGCGGGTCTGGACCCTGAGCCGGCGCCAGACCGGAATCGAGGCCTGACCCGGCTTGCCATCGGCCGCCGGGGTGTCCGTCACGGAACGCCCGCTGCGACGCCGTGA
- a CDS encoding conserved protein of unknown function, DUF1328; putative membrane protein precursor (Evidence 4 : Unknown function but conserved in other organisms): MTLLKWAAIAFVISLVAGGLGFTGIASGASSIARILFGLFLVVAIVIVVIALAVGQVVF, translated from the coding sequence ATGACGCTTCTCAAGTGGGCCGCTATCGCCTTCGTTATCTCGCTCGTTGCCGGCGGCCTCGGCTTCACCGGCATCGCCTCCGGCGCGAGTTCGATCGCCCGCATCCTGTTCGGCCTGTTCCTGGTGGTCGCCATCGTCATCGTGGTGATCGCGCTGGCCGTCGGTCAGGTGGTGTTCTAG
- a CDS encoding putative H(+)/Cl(-) exchange transporter ClcA (Evidence 3 : Putative function from multiple computational evidences; PubMedId : 25418043; Product type t : transporter), with product MPLRPTDLRPALSRLRGASGDAWTTWRRRSLFLVGGVCVGLAAVLMAKAADAAQELFRHGLHASPALALLLCPAGFALAAWLARTVFPNAQGSGIPQVIAARALDAGPARRALVSLKVAAGKIVVMCLGLLCGASIGREGPTVQVGAAIMASFGTLSPKRMRGLLLAGGAAGVAAAFNTPLAGIVFGIEELGRAYDSRGSALIVATIIAAGLTSLAILGDYTYFGTSDARLSLAAGWLAVPLLGVAGGLAGGLFSRIVIAFARGLPGQVGGMIGRRPVLFAGLCGLGVALCGLASGGTVYGTGYEEARALLHAGNDPRWDFAPLKFLATVLSSISGIPGGLFAPSLAVGAGLGAEASLFLPDVPVGALVLIGMTAYLTGVLQAPITSFVIVTEMTQNHAMMIPLMLAALVADAVSKLICRGGLYHTLAEVLVRRAAGERSA from the coding sequence ATGCCGCTGAGACCCACGGACCTGAGACCCGCCCTGTCGCGGCTGCGCGGTGCCTCCGGCGATGCGTGGACGACCTGGCGCAGGCGGAGCCTGTTCCTGGTGGGCGGCGTCTGCGTCGGCTTGGCGGCCGTGCTGATGGCCAAGGCGGCCGATGCGGCGCAGGAACTCTTCCGGCACGGGCTCCACGCCTCGCCGGCCCTGGCGCTTCTGCTGTGTCCGGCCGGCTTCGCGCTCGCCGCATGGCTCGCCCGCACCGTCTTCCCGAATGCCCAGGGCTCGGGCATCCCGCAGGTGATCGCCGCGCGCGCCCTGGATGCCGGGCCGGCGCGCCGTGCGCTGGTCTCGCTCAAGGTCGCCGCGGGCAAGATCGTCGTGATGTGCCTCGGGCTGCTGTGCGGCGCCTCGATCGGCCGCGAAGGGCCGACCGTGCAGGTCGGCGCGGCGATCATGGCCTCCTTCGGGACTTTGAGCCCGAAGCGGATGCGCGGCCTGCTGCTCGCGGGCGGCGCGGCGGGGGTGGCGGCGGCCTTCAACACGCCGCTGGCCGGCATCGTCTTCGGCATCGAGGAACTCGGCCGGGCCTATGACAGCCGCGGCAGCGCACTGATCGTCGCCACCATCATTGCCGCCGGCCTGACCTCGCTGGCGATCCTCGGCGACTACACCTATTTCGGCACGTCGGACGCGCGGCTCTCGCTGGCCGCCGGCTGGCTCGCGGTGCCGCTGCTCGGCGTGGCGGGCGGCCTTGCCGGCGGGCTGTTCAGCCGTATCGTCATCGCCTTCGCCCGCGGCCTGCCGGGACAGGTGGGCGGGATGATCGGGCGCCGTCCCGTCCTGTTCGCCGGCTTGTGCGGGCTCGGCGTCGCCCTGTGCGGGCTCGCCTCCGGCGGCACCGTCTACGGCACCGGCTACGAGGAAGCGCGGGCGCTCCTGCACGCCGGCAACGACCCGCGCTGGGATTTCGCCCCGCTCAAGTTCCTGGCGACCGTCCTGTCCTCGATCAGCGGCATCCCCGGCGGCCTGTTCGCGCCGTCGCTGGCCGTTGGCGCCGGGCTGGGGGCGGAGGCGAGCCTGTTCCTGCCGGACGTGCCGGTCGGCGCGCTGGTGCTGATCGGCATGACCGCCTACCTCACCGGTGTGCTCCAGGCGCCAATCACCTCCTTCGTCATCGTCACCGAGATGACCCAGAACCACGCGATGATGATTCCGCTGATGCTCGCGGCGCTGGTCGCGGATGCGGTCTCGAAGCTGATCTGCCGCGGCGGCCTCTATCACACCTTGGCGGAGGTGCTGGTGCGGCGGGCGGCCGGAGAACGAAGCGCGTAA
- a CDS encoding protein of unknown function (Evidence 5 : Unknown function): MARFRRIHASPALTAGRSGPGMGHGKPEVS; the protein is encoded by the coding sequence GTGGCCCGGTTCCGCCGGATCCACGCCTCGCCCGCGTTGACCGCCGGCCGTTCGGGACCCGGCATGGGTCACGGCAAGCCGGAGGTGTCATGA
- a CDS encoding protein of unknown function; putative membrane protein (Evidence 5 : Unknown function), whose protein sequence is MGRLTTVPASAVLLGIAGLIPFVGFAALSVSGTDVGLGTIGLSPRTILSAYGAVIASFLGGIRWGAAAARGAGWRDYGLAIVPSLLAWAALAAPPPWDLRTLGALVLLWGIVDQDLPRRGMVPVWMGRLRLALSAVAGAALLVAA, encoded by the coding sequence ATGGGGCGGCTGACCACGGTACCCGCGAGCGCGGTCCTTCTCGGCATCGCGGGGTTGATTCCGTTCGTGGGCTTTGCGGCCCTATCGGTCAGCGGCACGGATGTCGGACTCGGCACCATCGGCTTGTCGCCGCGCACCATCCTCTCGGCCTACGGCGCGGTGATCGCCTCGTTCCTCGGCGGCATCCGCTGGGGGGCGGCGGCGGCACGGGGGGCGGGCTGGCGCGATTACGGGCTCGCGATCGTGCCTTCGCTGCTTGCCTGGGCGGCGCTCGCCGCGCCGCCGCCCTGGGATCTCCGGACCCTCGGCGCCCTCGTGCTGCTGTGGGGCATCGTCGATCAGGACCTTCCCCGCCGCGGCATGGTCCCGGTCTGGATGGGCCGCCTGCGGCTGGCCCTGTCGGCGGTCGCCGGGGCGGCGCTGCTTGTGGCAGCGTGA
- a CDS encoding conserved protein of unknown function (Evidence 4 : Unknown function but conserved in other organisms), with protein sequence MALGQRLEKTVKGTDLALAGEALSLDRTGALWLSEHRTLVVSDLHLEKGSSFAARSGQFLPPYDTRETLACLHEVVQRLDPACVVALGDSFHDARGPERMEPGDRAMIAALQEGRDWVWIAGNHDAAVSEGVGGRYCETVSVGGLTLRHEPLAGAEAGEIAGHLHPCGKVSMRGRSVRRRCFVSDGHRLVMPAFGAYTGGLNVRDAAFEPLFPKGFTAYLLGDGRVFAIGRTMLGRD encoded by the coding sequence TTGGCACTCGGCCAGAGACTCGAGAAGACCGTGAAGGGCACCGACCTTGCGCTTGCCGGCGAGGCCTTGAGCCTCGACCGCACCGGCGCCCTGTGGCTGTCCGAACACCGCACCCTGGTGGTGTCGGACCTCCATCTGGAGAAGGGCTCGTCGTTTGCCGCCCGCTCCGGCCAATTCCTGCCGCCCTACGACACCCGCGAGACCCTGGCCTGCCTGCACGAGGTGGTTCAGCGGCTCGATCCGGCCTGCGTGGTCGCGCTCGGCGATTCCTTCCACGATGCCCGCGGCCCCGAGCGGATGGAGCCCGGCGACCGGGCGATGATCGCCGCGCTTCAGGAAGGCCGCGACTGGGTCTGGATCGCCGGCAACCACGATGCGGCGGTGAGCGAGGGCGTCGGCGGACGCTACTGCGAGACGGTTTCCGTCGGCGGCCTGACGCTGCGCCACGAGCCGCTGGCGGGGGCCGAAGCGGGCGAGATCGCGGGGCATCTCCACCCCTGCGGCAAGGTCAGCATGCGCGGCCGCTCCGTGCGCCGCCGCTGCTTCGTCAGCGACGGCCACCGCCTCGTCATGCCGGCCTTCGGCGCCTATACGGGCGGCCTCAACGTGCGCGACGCCGCCTTCGAGCCACTCTTCCCCAAGGGGTTCACCGCCTACCTGCTCGGCGACGGACGCGTGTTCGCGATCGGCCGGACCATGCTCGGGCGGGATTGA
- a CDS encoding ATP-dependent DNA helicase (Evidence 2b : Function from indirect experimental evidences (e.g. phenotypes); Product type e : enzyme) yields MPPPPDLPPRFSAWFASRGWSPRPHQLELLATVQGGRSALLVAPTGAGKTLAGFLPSLVELSERQGSASKGGKAKGLHTLYVSPLKALAVDIARNLDAPIEDMDLPVTVETRTGDTPAHKRARQIQRPPDILLTTPEQLSLLLAHREAEAFFAGLKTIVLDELHALVTSKRGDLLSLALARVRRLAPEARAIGLSATVREPEELQKYLVGQVPGEDRRAELVVVKGGAKPDLHMLEVNRTLPLAGHTAWHSMPAIYDLIRAHRMVLVFVNTRLQAEYTFQELWRLNDDTLPIALHHGSLDATQRRRVEAAMAAGQLRAIVCTATLDLGIDWGDVDLVVNLGAPKGASRIMQRIGRANHRMDEPSKAYLVPGNRFEMLECRAALDAVEEAAQDTPDARLGAPDVLAQHVLGMACADAFDPLELYDEVISAAPYATLSWEDFEAVVDYVATGGYALRAYERFAKILRGPDGKWRVRDARVAQQYRMNIGTIVESTHIKVRMARSLRSKPGTVLPKGGRTLGEIEEDFAETLTVGDTFLFAGEVLRFEGLAEDECLVTRAGPGTDPAIPSYAGSKFPLSTFLAARVRAIIADPFEWDRLPRQLADYLAQQRRHSVLPGERDLLVETFARAGRHYLTAFPFEGRLAHQTLGMLLTRRLERARLRPLGFAANDYGIAIWCTKDLSERAALSPGFMEALFDEDMLGDDLEAWLDESAMMKRTFRQCAVIAGLIERRFPGQKKTGRQVTISTDLIYDVLRRHQPDHLLLRAARQDAATGLLDVTRLGMMLRRIRGRITHRALDRVSPLSVSVMLEIGRERVYGEGADEILAEAEAELLQEALG; encoded by the coding sequence GTGCCACCGCCTCCCGACCTCCCGCCGCGCTTCTCCGCGTGGTTCGCCTCCCGCGGCTGGTCACCCCGCCCGCATCAGCTCGAACTGCTCGCGACCGTCCAGGGCGGACGCTCGGCGCTGCTCGTCGCCCCCACGGGAGCCGGCAAGACGCTGGCCGGCTTCCTGCCGAGCCTGGTCGAGCTGAGCGAGCGGCAAGGAAGCGCGAGCAAGGGCGGCAAGGCGAAGGGACTGCACACCCTCTACGTCTCGCCGCTCAAGGCGCTGGCGGTCGACATCGCCCGCAACCTCGACGCGCCGATCGAAGACATGGATCTGCCGGTCACGGTCGAGACCCGCACCGGCGACACGCCCGCGCACAAGCGCGCGCGCCAGATCCAGCGCCCGCCCGACATCCTGCTCACCACGCCCGAACAGCTCTCGCTGCTGCTCGCCCACCGGGAGGCGGAGGCCTTCTTCGCCGGGCTTAAGACGATCGTGCTCGACGAGTTGCACGCCCTCGTCACCTCGAAGCGCGGCGATCTCCTCTCCCTCGCGCTCGCCCGCGTGCGCCGGCTGGCGCCGGAGGCCCGTGCCATCGGCCTTTCGGCCACCGTGCGTGAACCGGAGGAACTCCAAAAGTACCTCGTCGGCCAAGTGCCGGGCGAGGACCGCCGGGCCGAGCTCGTCGTGGTGAAGGGCGGTGCCAAGCCCGACCTGCACATGCTCGAAGTGAACCGGACGCTCCCGCTCGCCGGCCACACCGCCTGGCACTCGATGCCGGCGATCTACGACCTGATCCGGGCGCACCGGATGGTGCTCGTCTTCGTCAACACGCGGCTGCAGGCCGAGTACACCTTCCAGGAGTTGTGGCGGCTCAACGACGACACGCTGCCGATCGCCCTGCATCACGGCTCGCTCGACGCCACGCAGCGCCGCCGGGTCGAGGCGGCGATGGCGGCGGGGCAGTTGCGCGCCATCGTCTGCACCGCGACGCTCGATCTCGGCATCGACTGGGGCGACGTCGATCTCGTCGTCAATCTTGGCGCGCCGAAGGGCGCGAGCCGGATCATGCAGCGCATCGGACGGGCCAACCACCGGATGGACGAGCCGTCGAAGGCCTATCTCGTCCCCGGCAACCGCTTCGAGATGCTGGAATGCCGCGCCGCCCTCGACGCGGTGGAGGAGGCGGCCCAGGACACGCCCGACGCCCGCCTCGGCGCCCCCGACGTGCTCGCCCAGCACGTGCTCGGCATGGCCTGCGCCGACGCCTTCGATCCGCTCGAACTCTACGACGAGGTCATCTCGGCCGCGCCCTACGCGACCTTGTCGTGGGAGGATTTCGAGGCGGTGGTCGATTACGTCGCCACCGGCGGCTACGCCCTGCGCGCCTACGAGCGCTTCGCCAAAATCCTGCGCGGGCCCGACGGCAAATGGCGGGTGCGCGATGCCCGGGTGGCGCAGCAATACCGCATGAATATCGGCACCATCGTCGAGTCGACGCACATCAAGGTGCGGATGGCCCGCAGCCTGCGCTCCAAACCCGGCACCGTGCTTCCGAAGGGGGGACGGACGCTCGGCGAGATCGAGGAGGATTTCGCCGAGACGCTGACCGTTGGCGATACCTTCCTGTTCGCGGGCGAGGTGCTGCGCTTCGAGGGGCTGGCCGAGGACGAATGTCTCGTCACGCGGGCCGGGCCCGGCACCGATCCGGCGATCCCCTCCTATGCCGGCTCGAAATTCCCGCTCTCGACCTTCCTCGCGGCCCGCGTGCGGGCGATCATCGCCGACCCGTTCGAGTGGGACCGCCTGCCGCGCCAGCTCGCCGACTACCTCGCGCAGCAGCGCCGCCACTCCGTGCTGCCGGGCGAGCGCGACCTCTTGGTCGAGACGTTTGCGCGGGCCGGGCGTCACTACCTTACGGCCTTCCCGTTCGAGGGGCGGCTCGCCCACCAGACGCTCGGCATGCTGCTGACCCGCCGCCTGGAGCGCGCCCGCCTGCGCCCGCTCGGATTTGCCGCCAACGACTACGGCATCGCCATCTGGTGCACCAAGGATCTGAGCGAGCGCGCCGCGCTCTCGCCCGGCTTCATGGAGGCCCTGTTCGACGAGGACATGCTCGGCGACGACCTGGAGGCCTGGCTCGACGAGTCGGCGATGATGAAGCGCACCTTCCGCCAATGCGCGGTCATCGCCGGGCTGATCGAGCGGCGCTTTCCCGGCCAGAAGAAGACCGGCCGGCAGGTCACGATCTCGACCGATCTGATCTACGACGTGCTGCGCCGCCACCAGCCCGACCACCTGCTCCTGCGCGCCGCGCGGCAGGATGCGGCAACCGGACTCCTCGACGTGACCCGCCTCGGCATGATGCTGAGGCGTATCCGGGGGCGAATCACCCACAGGGCGCTCGACCGGGTCTCGCCGCTCTCCGTGTCCGTCATGCTCGAAATCGGGCGCGAGCGGGTCTACGGGGAGGGGGCCGACGAGATCCTGGCCGAGGCCGAAGCCGAGCTTCTCCAAGAGGCGCTCGGCTGA
- a CDS encoding putative lipase/esterase (Evidence 3 : Putative function from multiple computational evidences; Product type e : enzyme), protein MIDHALFDPATIDAETKALNAEIVAAHAAQADPWSLPIEEVRARRRAGTQASPAMPRSPRAETVTIAGPAGPLALRVIRPQGKARGAYLHIHRGGWVWGAADEQDPWLERIADTCGFVCLSVEYRLAPEHPYPAALEDCEAAALWLAGPGKAELGIHALTIGGESVGAHLAVMTLLRLRDRHNLPRAFRGANLNAGFYDLGLTPSVRLWGEERLVINTTDLKRFADGYVREGIDRRRPDVSPLYADLKGLPPALFTVGTADPLLDDTLYMSARWAAANNGGHTAVYAGGCHIFVRYPGALTERALELIDRFLMALA, encoded by the coding sequence ATGATCGACCACGCTCTGTTCGACCCGGCGACCATTGATGCCGAGACGAAGGCGCTCAATGCCGAGATCGTGGCAGCCCACGCCGCGCAGGCCGACCCATGGTCGCTGCCGATCGAAGAGGTGCGCGCGCGCCGCCGGGCGGGCACGCAGGCATCGCCCGCCATGCCGCGCAGCCCGCGCGCCGAGACCGTCACCATCGCGGGGCCCGCCGGACCGCTGGCGCTGCGGGTGATCCGACCGCAGGGCAAGGCGCGGGGCGCCTACCTGCACATCCACCGCGGCGGCTGGGTCTGGGGCGCGGCGGACGAGCAGGACCCCTGGCTCGAGCGCATCGCCGACACCTGCGGCTTCGTCTGCCTCTCGGTCGAGTACCGGCTGGCGCCGGAGCATCCCTATCCCGCCGCGCTCGAGGATTGCGAGGCGGCCGCCCTGTGGCTCGCCGGCCCCGGCAAGGCGGAACTCGGCATTCACGCGCTGACCATCGGCGGCGAATCCGTCGGCGCACATCTCGCGGTGATGACGCTGCTGCGCCTGCGCGACCGGCACAACCTGCCCCGCGCCTTCCGCGGCGCCAACCTCAATGCCGGCTTCTACGATCTCGGCCTGACCCCGAGCGTGCGGCTGTGGGGCGAGGAACGCCTCGTCATCAACACCACCGACCTCAAGCGCTTCGCCGACGGCTACGTGCGCGAGGGCATCGACCGACGCCGGCCCGACGTCTCGCCGCTCTATGCCGACCTGAAGGGCCTGCCACCGGCCCTGTTCACGGTCGGCACCGCCGATCCGCTGCTCGACGACACGCTCTACATGTCGGCCCGCTGGGCGGCGGCCAATAACGGCGGCCACACCGCGGTCTATGCCGGCGGTTGCCACATCTTCGTGCGCTACCCCGGCGCGTTGACTGAGCGCGCCTTGGAGCTGATCGACCGCTTCCTGATGGCGCTGGCGTGA
- a CDS encoding conserved protein of unknown function (Evidence 4 : Unknown function but conserved in other organisms), with protein MIGDHDSRRRAPLDSGAYPADPRTDPRYGAPRRRSGLNRFLGGSPAAVFVKLLFLSVLVGAVMAMFGLTPGLLFWQLYDFTRSLIDLGLDTFHDFGRWILAGAVVVVPIWLIARLLTVSRER; from the coding sequence ATGATCGGCGATCACGACTCGCGGCGCCGCGCCCCGCTCGACTCGGGCGCCTATCCGGCCGATCCGCGCACCGATCCGCGCTATGGTGCGCCCCGCCGCCGCTCCGGCCTCAACCGCTTTCTCGGCGGCTCGCCCGCGGCGGTGTTCGTGAAGCTGCTGTTCCTGTCCGTGCTCGTCGGCGCGGTGATGGCGATGTTCGGCCTGACGCCGGGCCTGCTGTTCTGGCAGCTCTACGACTTCACCCGTTCGCTGATCGACCTCGGGCTCGACACCTTCCACGATTTCGGCCGATGGATCCTCGCGGGCGCGGTGGTGGTTGTGCCGATCTGGCTGATCGCCCGCCTGCTCACCGTTTCGCGGGAGCGGTGA
- a CDS encoding putative response regulator receiver (CheY-like protein) (Evidence 3 : Putative function from multiple computational evidences; Product type r : regulator), with protein sequence MTENPTESPVVLLVEDDGLLLMEASDTLAEAGFNVLEAHHADKALDVLEGRPDVGIVMTDVDMPMGSMDGFALARLVAHRWPEIPVLIVSGMGTPGPGDMPDGARFIPKPYAPTMLVRTLKACLKRAA encoded by the coding sequence ATGACAGAGAACCCGACAGAGTCGCCCGTCGTCCTCCTCGTCGAAGATGACGGTCTGCTGCTGATGGAAGCGTCCGATACCCTGGCCGAGGCCGGGTTCAACGTCCTCGAAGCGCACCATGCCGACAAGGCGCTCGACGTGCTGGAAGGCCGGCCCGATGTCGGGATCGTGATGACCGATGTCGACATGCCGATGGGCTCGATGGACGGCTTCGCCCTGGCCCGCCTCGTCGCCCACCGCTGGCCGGAAATCCCGGTGCTGATCGTCTCCGGCATGGGCACGCCCGGCCCCGGCGACATGCCGGACGGTGCTCGCTTCATCCCGAAGCCCTACGCGCCGACCATGCTGGTGCGCACCCTCAAGGCCTGCCTCAAGCGCGCCGCCTGA
- the metY gene encoding trans-sulfuration enzyme (O-acetylhomoserine aminocarboxypropyltransferase) (Evidence 2b : Function from indirect experimental evidences (e.g. phenotypes); PubMedId : 11566369, 12951250; Product type e : enzyme), translating into MRALPPDPATGARVQPIYFTNGFVFDSTEQAADIFAMRKTGFSYSRGSNPTVAALERRVAALEGAKAAVAVSSGQSAVLLVMMTLMQTGDAYVASPRLFGGSLGLMRRLEGRYDLTPQFAADLTPEAFEAAITPQTKAIICESIVNPCATVMDIEGIAAVAKRHGLPLVIDNTLASPALIRPIEYGADIVVHSTSKFLGGSGQVIGGMICDAGTFDWKAQGSRYNLINDPWPDYDGLIVSDRFPEISFAVACRLFGLRDLGPGLSPMNAFLTLTGIETLPLRMERHCANAKAVAAYLKDHPAVDWVSYPALPGQKGEALANRYVPQGPGSIFTFALKGGEPAALAFIANLELVSHLVNIGEIKSLVIHPATTTHRQLRPEERAAACVGPETVRLSIGLEDPEDLIADIEQALAKVGAQIG; encoded by the coding sequence ATGCGGGCGCTGCCCCCTGATCCCGCCACCGGTGCGCGGGTGCAGCCGATCTACTTCACCAACGGCTTCGTCTTCGACTCGACGGAGCAGGCTGCCGACATCTTCGCCATGCGCAAGACCGGCTTCTCCTACTCGCGCGGCTCGAACCCGACGGTCGCCGCGCTGGAGCGCCGGGTCGCCGCATTGGAGGGCGCCAAGGCGGCGGTCGCCGTCTCGTCCGGGCAGTCGGCGGTTCTGCTGGTGATGATGACGCTGATGCAGACCGGCGACGCCTACGTCGCATCGCCGCGCCTGTTCGGCGGCTCGCTCGGCCTGATGCGCCGCCTCGAAGGGCGCTACGACCTGACGCCGCAATTCGCCGCGGACCTGACGCCGGAGGCGTTCGAAGCCGCGATCACGCCGCAGACCAAGGCGATCATCTGCGAGTCGATCGTCAATCCCTGCGCCACGGTGATGGATATCGAGGGCATCGCCGCGGTCGCCAAGCGCCACGGCCTGCCGCTCGTCATCGACAACACCCTGGCCTCGCCCGCGCTGATCCGCCCGATCGAGTACGGCGCCGACATCGTCGTCCACTCGACGTCGAAGTTCCTCGGCGGCTCGGGCCAGGTGATCGGCGGCATGATCTGCGATGCCGGCACCTTCGATTGGAAGGCGCAGGGCTCGCGTTACAATCTCATCAACGATCCCTGGCCGGACTATGACGGCCTGATCGTCAGCGACCGCTTCCCCGAGATCAGCTTCGCCGTGGCCTGCCGCCTGTTCGGCCTGCGCGACCTCGGCCCCGGCCTCTCGCCGATGAACGCCTTCCTGACGCTCACCGGCATCGAGACGCTGCCGCTGCGGATGGAGCGCCACTGCGCCAACGCCAAGGCGGTTGCGGCCTACCTCAAGGACCATCCGGCGGTGGATTGGGTGAGCTACCCCGCGCTTCCCGGCCAGAAGGGTGAGGCGTTGGCCAACCGCTACGTGCCGCAGGGCCCGGGCTCGATCTTCACCTTCGCCCTGAAGGGCGGCGAGCCGGCGGCCCTGGCGTTCATCGCGAACCTCGAACTGGTCTCGCACCTCGTGAACATCGGCGAGATCAAGTCGCTCGTGATCCACCCGGCCACCACGACCCATCGCCAGCTCCGCCCCGAAGAGCGCGCGGCGGCCTGCGTCGGCCCCGAGACCGTGCGTCTCTCGATCGGCCTGGAGGATCCCGAAGATCTCATCGCCGATATCGAGCAAGCGCTGGCCAAGGTCGGCGCACAGATCGGCTGA
- a CDS encoding conserved protein of unknown function (Evidence 4 : Unknown function but conserved in other organisms), producing the protein MGRRGRIAAVIGGLAVLGAGAVVLADFSQVGRTEPPLVAEAERADRILVEKAARRLTLLREGRVLATYPISLGFAPEGHKAREGDGRTPEGVYAVAFRNSRSVAHLSLKVSYPSPADAAAAQAGGYSPVGDIMIHGLMNGFSWLGRLHRLKDWTQGCVGVTNAEMRAIYARVDLGTPIEIRP; encoded by the coding sequence ATGGGACGGCGCGGGCGCATCGCTGCGGTGATCGGCGGCCTCGCCGTCCTCGGCGCCGGTGCCGTCGTCCTCGCCGACTTCTCGCAAGTCGGCCGCACCGAGCCCCCGCTGGTGGCCGAGGCCGAGCGCGCCGACCGCATCCTCGTGGAGAAGGCGGCGCGCCGCCTGACCCTGCTGCGCGAGGGCCGTGTGCTCGCGACCTACCCCATCTCCCTCGGCTTCGCGCCGGAGGGCCATAAGGCGCGCGAAGGCGACGGGCGCACGCCCGAGGGCGTCTATGCAGTCGCGTTCCGCAATTCGCGCAGCGTCGCCCATCTCTCGCTCAAGGTGTCCTACCCCTCCCCGGCCGACGCGGCGGCGGCGCAGGCCGGTGGCTATTCGCCCGTTGGCGACATCATGATCCACGGACTGATGAACGGCTTCTCCTGGCTCGGCCGCCTGCACCGGCTGAAGGATTGGACCCAGGGCTGCGTCGGCGTCACCAACGCCGAGATGCGCGCGATCTACGCCCGCGTCGATCTGGGCACGCCCATCGAGATCAGGCCCTGA